GACATCTCCTGCGAGTTCATCTGGGGCGAGAAGAAGACCTTCGAGGTGCGCCAGGAGATCACCCGGGCCGACGGGGTGCTCGCCGCCGAGCTGACCAGCACCGCGGGCGTCATCGATCTGAAGAAGCGCAAGCTGGTGGACGATCCGGCCGCGCACTTCCGGAAGCTGGCGACGAAGCCGGAACTGCTCGGCCTGACCGGGTAAGCGCGGCCGCAGCGGGACGACAGGACGGGAATCGCCCGCCACCGCGTGAAGTTCTGGTGCTGGCCGCCGCCCCGCCGGTTCCGGACGATCGACGACTGCCGCCCGTTCCCCGGGCAGAGCGCGGGCCCGAGCGGGACTGCGGTGCCCGGGACCGGAGCCGCTCGCTGCCGTGCACGCCATCGGTCATGTGATGGATCAGGAACTCCCGCCGGAGCCCAGTGCCGTGCTTCGGCCCAGCAGGTGAGTCACCGCCTGCGAAGGAATCGTCTTGCCGCTCGCCGGTGGCGATCGGATCGCCACCGGCACGATCGCGGTCACCTGCGGGTGCACCCGACCACCGAGTTGCCGGATCGCAGTTCTCGCGCCCGAGCTCGGTGGCGCTGATGCTCGGCAGCCCGCCTCGGCCGGATGCCCTCGTATCCGGGTGAGATGGCGATCCGCGAATTCGAGGAACCCTGCGAACACGGTCGAACCAATCGGCTTCCACCCTCGGAAATCTGTCCGGAATCGTGCTTTTTCCCAGGCGGGAACGTCGGGTGAAACTGGCCGGCCGCCCCGGCTTCCGGATTCCTCCAGGAAATGCGGGTGCTCGATCGCCGCGTGCCGTCTGGAGCGAATTCGAGTGGTTACGTGCGAACAACGTAGGAGTGCACATGACAGCCCAGCCCACGACTGGTAGCGCAGCGACGCCCACCATGTCCGCCGCGGTCGCCCAGGCCGGCGGACAGCCGTACGAGTACGCGAGAAAGGAGCTGGTCGAGCCGGACTGGCGGCGATTACCGGGCTGGCGGGACGTGACCGAGGCGCAGTGGCGCGACGCGCAGTGGCAGCGGGCGCACTGCGTGAAGAACATCAAGCAGCTGCACGCCGTGGTCGGCGACCTGCTCACCGACGAGTTCTACGACGAGCTGGCCGCGGACCAGCAGGAGCTGGCCACGATGTCGATGCTGCTGCCGCCGCAGATGCTCAACACGATCGCACCCACCGCCGAGACCACGCCCGAGGCGTTCACGAAGATGTTCCACGCGGACCCGGTCCGGCGCTACATGCTCCCGGTGCGCGGCGACCGCGACGCGGTGTGGCCCAGTCACCCTTACTCGTCACGGGATTCCTTGCACGAAGCCGAGATGTGGGTGGTCGAGGGGCTCACCCACCGCTATCCCACCAAAGTGCTCGCCGAGCTGGTGTCCACCTGCCCGCAGTACTGCGGGCACTGCACCCGCATGGACCTGGTGGGCAACTCCACGCCCGCGGTCGACAAGCACAAGCTCCTGCTCAAGCCGGTCGACCGCCAGGACCAGATGATCGAGTACCTGAAGAAGACGCCGGGCGTGCGCGACGTCGTGGTGTCCGGCGGCGACGTGGCCAACGTGCCGTGGCGGCAGCTGGAGCTGTTCCTCATGCGGCTGCTGGACATTCCGACGGTGCGCGACATCCGCCTGGCCACAAAGGCGCTCGCCGGCCTGCCGCAGCACTGGCTCCAGCCCACCGTCGTGGAAGGCCTGGAGCGAGTGGCCCGCACGGCGGAGCGGCGCGGGGTGAACCTGGCGATCCACACGCACGTGAACCACGTGCAGTCGGTGACTCCGCTGGTGGCTGAGGCGGCGCGGACGGCGCTCGCGGTCGGCGTGCGCGATGTGCGGAACCAGGGCGTGCTCATGCGCGGAGTCAACGACACGCCGGGAGATCTGCTCGATCTGTGCTTCGCGCTGCAGGGCGAGGCGAGCATTCTGCCGTACTACTTCTACATGTGCGACATGATCCCCAACGCCGAGCACTGGCGGGTCGCGGTGTGGGAGGCGCAGAAGCTGCAGCACGCGATCATGGGGTACCTGCCGGGTTACGCCACACCGCGGATCATCTGCGACGTGCCCTACGTAGGCAAGCGCTGGGTGCACCAGCTCGCCGAGTACGACCGCGAACGTGGCATCTCCTACTGGACGAAGGACTACCGCACCGGCATCGAACTCGACTCCCCGGACGTGCTCGACCGCCGTTACCCCTACTACGACCCGATCTACACGCTCCCCGAGTCCGGCAAGCGATACTGGGACGAGCACGGCCGGGACTGAGACCTCGCGCAGCGCGCGGGGGCGGTGCGAACACGCCGACGGCCCGCCGGATCCCGGCGGACCCTCGGCGTCCTCTTCAACCCCGACGGGGTGGGAGACCACCACCTGAGACCGCACCCGGCTCGACCGCGGGGAAGTGCGGATTCACCGATGAGGGCCATAAGCGGTCCGTCCCGGCGCGTGCCCCTGTTCGCCTTCGTGAATCAGGCGATCTTCCTGTTCGCCGCGGCCCTGCTGGCATCGACGGTCGTGGTGATCACGACCTGGCGCAGGGCCCGGGCCCGGGCGGAAGGCCCAGGGCCCTGCTCGTGAGGCCGTCGAAGAGGAGTTGCCGGGGCGTTCGGGATCACCGCATGCACATGACCATCTGGTACGGGCCCTTGGAAGTGGCCTCCTGCACGACCTGGCCGTTGACGAGGATCCGGCAGGTGATGGTGCCGCCGTTCTCGTCGTTCGATGCCATCAGGTCGTAGCTGGTGAATCCTTCGGGGTTCACCGGAACCTCCACGCTCCACGGCAGGCGCGCGTCGGTCACCGACTCCGAGCTGAACCCGCCGCCGTTGGCGGTGGAGTAGTTGATGGTCAAGGCGGTTCCGGTGCCGTCGACCTCGTAGCGGACCACGCTCGGCCCCGCCTCGGCCTCCGGTGCGGCCGGGACGACGTCCGCTGGGGTGTTGCCCTGTCCCGGGGCGGGCGGCGTCTGCAGGCCGGTGCTGATCTCGTCCAGGTCGCGCACGAGCTGTTCGGTGACCTGGTACACGATCACCACGCCCCAGATGCCGATCACGAGCGACAGCCCGCCGAGCGCGGTCCCGACCCACGACATGATCTTGTTGGTAGCCAGGCCCTTTCGGGTCCGAGCTACGCCGAGGAGGCCGAACAACACCGCCAGCGCACCTAGGATGAGAGCGAGGAACCCGGTCAGCGGGAGGAAGCCGAAAACGAGGCCGATCAGCGCGAGCACCAGCGCGGTGATGCCGAATCCGTTGCGGGGCGGCGCGGTGTGCGGGTAGGGGTCGGCTACCTGGGTCATGGCGATTTTCTCTTTTCCGCCCCCGGATCGGGGGCGCCCGTGGCTCGCCCGGAGGTGCGAGCTTCAACTACCCATTCGCGCGATCGCTGAGAGCTGTTACGCGTCAACCCGAGAAAGTTTCCACGGCACATCAGGGCAGCGCAGGGACGGTTCGGCAATTCGAGCGCATGGCACGAGCAGAGCCGCAGGAGCGAGCCGCCGCAGGAAGGTGCGTCGACCTCGCGGTTTCTCGGACGTCGTCGTCGGGATGTTCGCGCAGCTTTGCAAGTGAGTTGTACGGCGGGACACAAGCGATCGGTAGTGCCTGTTGCTTCAGTGGAGAACGAAATTAATTCCGGACGCGAAAGCCCGAAGGCCCGCCGAGAGCTCGGCGGGCCTTCGGAGTGGGGGAGTCAGGCGGTGTAGCCCTTGGGCTTGATCAGGGACGCCAGCTGGTCGAGGCTCAGCCAGTAGTCCTCGATGCCGCTGAAGTTGGCCGGGTCGGCGATGTGGACCGTCTTGTTCTCCGCGTCGTAGCCGGCGATCGTCACGTAGTGGTAGATCGTCTGGCCGGACGGGTAGCCGGGCGGCTGGTTGCCGGGGGTCGCCACGATGTTGGCCACCATGGCCTTGTCCTGGTCGATGTTGCGGACGATGTCAGACCACAGCTGGTCGGTCAGCTCCGGGGTCAGCTGCTTGTCGCTCCAGTCGCGGGCGACGTAGCCGCCCTTGTCGCCGAGCTTCTCGTTGAGGCCGTCGACGATCTGGTGAATGGTGTCCGTGCCGTTCTCGGTGGTGCCGAGGTCGGCGGCGAGCGAGGCCTGGTCCGGCAGGTCGGCGGTCTGGCTGGACAGCGCGATGCGGGTCGCGGTCGGGCCGCACCAGTAGCTGGTCTGCTGCGCCTGGTACTCGAGGTCGAGGGACTTCGAAACGGGCTTCGGCGGCTCCTGCGGAGCGGGAACCTGGACGGGGGCCGGTGCCGGCGGGAGCGCCGGGGCGGGCGGGGCCTGCGGGGCGGGCAGCGGGGCCTGGGCCGGGGCTTCGGCCGCGGGGGCTGCGGCGGGGGCCGGCAGCGGGGCTTCGTGCTCGACGGCGCGGATCTGCGCCGTCGTGGGCTCCGGTTCCGAACCGCCGCCGGTCACCAGGGGCTGGCCGACCAGCACGATCGCGCCGCCTGCCACGACCACCGGGAGGACCTTGCCGGACACCCGGCGGGCCCGGGAGCCGCCTGCGTTCTTGCCGAACTTGTCAACGAGTGCGCGGACCTTGGTCTTCGGGGTGTGGCCCGCGTTGCGAAGCTTCTGCACGTGCGCCTTTCGACGTCGGGGGAGAACCGGTCGGCACCGCCGGGGGTGCGGTGGTCGTCGTGACCGGATCGTGATTAACAGCCACAGGCAACGTAACTGAGAGTCATGCTGGCTTCAACGTATGCCCCGATCGGGTCAGCATTCGAGCGTTTACGACTCCGCTGGGTAACCGTTTGCGTCTGCCGGTGGAAAACCGCCGCGCCGCGCCCGGTGGATCTCGGGGTGTGGAACCCGCGTCGGCGCCATCAGTGCTGGTGAGCGAAGTGCTGGCCCGTCCTGGCCGGGACCGCGCGGTGCCGGGTGGGCCGAGATCGGGTTCCGGTTGATCACCGTTCGTGAAGATCGCCCGAAGCGTCATCGTGAGCCTGGGCACAAGGCGCCGGAACGATCGGCGTCGTGGCTGCTCCCGGGAGTGCTCTGGAGCCGGCGGATAGACTGAGTCCGGGTGGGTTGATCTCCGAAGCGGGCGGTGACCGGTGGCCGTTGATGCGATGGACGTCGCCGCGCTGTTCCACGAGAGCCGCCGCGAGTCCGCGCCCGCCTACCGCCGCCTCAAGGACGTGCTCATCGAGCAGATCGGCGCCGGGCGGTGGGCCGAGGGCGAGCTCCTGCCCTCGGAGAGCCAGCTGGTCAGCGCGCTGGGGCTGTCGCGGATGACGATCAACCGGGCGCTGCGCGAGCTGAGCGCGGAGGGACTGGTCGTGCGGCTGGCCGGGGTGGGCACCTTCGTCGCCGAGCGCAAGAGCAGTTCGGCGCTGTACGAGGTGCGCAACATCGCCGACGAGGTGCAGCGGCGCGGGCACCGGCACCGAACCGATGTCGTGCTGCTCCGGGCCGAGCCCGCGGACCTGCGCGCGCACCGGCTGTTCGGGATCGCCGAGGGCGAGCCGGTCTTCCACTCCGTGGTGGTGCACTTCGAGGACGGCGTCGCGATCCAGCTGGAGGACCGCCACGTCAGCCCCGAGCTCGCCCCCGACTACCTCGACCAGGACTTCACGGCGCAGACGCCGAACAGCTACCTGTCGCGGATCGCACCGCTGGGCAAGGGCGAGCACGTCGTCGAGGCGGTGCTCGGCAGTGCGGAGGACTGCGCGCTGCTGAGCATCGAGGCCTCCGAGCCGTGTCTGCTGATCCACCGGCGCACCTGGTCGGAGGGGCGGCTCGTCAGCTCGGCGCGGCTGTTGCATCCTGGATCGCGGTTCCGGCTCGAAGGAACCTTCGACGCGACCTGATCGCGCGGAAATCCCTGGTCATCACCCGGAAACGTTGGTGTTCGTCATCGAGTGTGCGCTGCTCCGGCCGATACCGAATCCGGCTCTTGACGGCCTGTATATACAGCACTATACATATCGCACCGCTCGGATTGTGCTCCCGGGCACAGCCAGGGCAGGGCAGCAGCCCGGTCGCGACGGAGGGGACGACGAGGTTCCCGCAGGGAGGAACAGGTGAGAAAAGGCGCGGCGGCACTGAGCCGGGGCCTCACGGCACGGCACATCCGCTTCATCGCCCTCGGCTCGGCCATC
This portion of the Saccharopolyspora antimicrobica genome encodes:
- the hutC gene encoding histidine utilization repressor — translated: MAVDAMDVAALFHESRRESAPAYRRLKDVLIEQIGAGRWAEGELLPSESQLVSALGLSRMTINRALRELSAEGLVVRLAGVGTFVAERKSSSALYEVRNIADEVQRRGHRHRTDVVLLRAEPADLRAHRLFGIAEGEPVFHSVVVHFEDGVAIQLEDRHVSPELAPDYLDQDFTAQTPNSYLSRIAPLGKGEHVVEAVLGSAEDCALLSIEASEPCLLIHRRTWSEGRLVSSARLLHPGSRFRLEGTFDAT
- a CDS encoding C39 family peptidase encodes the protein MQKLRNAGHTPKTKVRALVDKFGKNAGGSRARRVSGKVLPVVVAGGAIVLVGQPLVTGGGSEPEPTTAQIRAVEHEAPLPAPAAAPAAEAPAQAPLPAPQAPPAPALPPAPAPVQVPAPQEPPKPVSKSLDLEYQAQQTSYWCGPTATRIALSSQTADLPDQASLAADLGTTENGTDTIHQIVDGLNEKLGDKGGYVARDWSDKQLTPELTDQLWSDIVRNIDQDKAMVANIVATPGNQPPGYPSGQTIYHYVTIAGYDAENKTVHIADPANFSGIEDYWLSLDQLASLIKPKGYTA
- a CDS encoding KamA family radical SAM protein codes for the protein MSAAVAQAGGQPYEYARKELVEPDWRRLPGWRDVTEAQWRDAQWQRAHCVKNIKQLHAVVGDLLTDEFYDELAADQQELATMSMLLPPQMLNTIAPTAETTPEAFTKMFHADPVRRYMLPVRGDRDAVWPSHPYSSRDSLHEAEMWVVEGLTHRYPTKVLAELVSTCPQYCGHCTRMDLVGNSTPAVDKHKLLLKPVDRQDQMIEYLKKTPGVRDVVVSGGDVANVPWRQLELFLMRLLDIPTVRDIRLATKALAGLPQHWLQPTVVEGLERVARTAERRGVNLAIHTHVNHVQSVTPLVAEAARTALAVGVRDVRNQGVLMRGVNDTPGDLLDLCFALQGEASILPYYFYMCDMIPNAEHWRVAVWEAQKLQHAIMGYLPGYATPRIICDVPYVGKRWVHQLAEYDRERGISYWTKDYRTGIELDSPDVLDRRYPYYDPIYTLPESGKRYWDEHGRD
- a CDS encoding MmpS family transport accessory protein, translated to MTQVADPYPHTAPPRNGFGITALVLALIGLVFGFLPLTGFLALILGALAVLFGLLGVARTRKGLATNKIMSWVGTALGGLSLVIGIWGVVIVYQVTEQLVRDLDEISTGLQTPPAPGQGNTPADVVPAAPEAEAGPSVVRYEVDGTGTALTINYSTANGGGFSSESVTDARLPWSVEVPVNPEGFTSYDLMASNDENGGTITCRILVNGQVVQEATSKGPYQMVMCMR